Proteins found in one Brevibacillus brevis genomic segment:
- the hemB gene encoding porphobilinogen synthase — protein MAQTFDRHRRLRKSAAMRNLVRENHVRVEDLIYPLFVVEGTGIKNEIPSMPGVYQLSLDTLAEEMKEIVALGIQAVLMFGVPTHKDACGTEAYNDDAITQQAMRLIKEAHPEMIVIADTCLCEYTDHGHCGVIHEGEVVNDETLKLLGQTAVSQAKAGADIIAPSNMMDGFVIAIREALDEAGFEHIPIMSYAVKYASAFYGPFRDAAGSTPQFGDRKSYQMDAANAREGLREAASDVKEGADFLIVKPGLAFMDMVLRLRENFNLPIVAYNVSAEYSMVKAAALNGWIDEERIVMETLVGFKRAGADMIITYHAKDVAKWLAR, from the coding sequence ATGGCACAAACATTTGACCGTCATCGCCGTCTTCGCAAAAGCGCGGCTATGCGCAATCTGGTGCGGGAGAACCACGTACGGGTGGAAGACTTGATTTATCCGTTGTTCGTAGTGGAAGGAACCGGTATTAAGAATGAGATTCCGTCCATGCCAGGCGTGTATCAGCTCTCCTTGGACACGCTGGCCGAAGAAATGAAGGAAATCGTAGCTCTCGGCATTCAGGCTGTTTTGATGTTTGGGGTACCAACGCATAAAGACGCATGCGGAACAGAGGCGTACAATGATGATGCGATTACCCAACAGGCGATGCGTCTGATCAAGGAAGCCCATCCGGAAATGATCGTGATTGCAGATACATGCCTGTGTGAATACACCGATCATGGTCACTGTGGTGTCATTCACGAAGGAGAAGTCGTGAATGACGAAACATTGAAGCTTTTGGGTCAGACCGCTGTTTCCCAAGCAAAAGCTGGAGCAGATATTATTGCACCTTCCAACATGATGGACGGTTTCGTGATTGCAATCCGTGAAGCTTTGGACGAGGCTGGTTTTGAGCACATTCCGATCATGTCCTATGCGGTGAAATACGCTTCTGCCTTCTACGGGCCATTCCGCGATGCGGCAGGCTCTACTCCACAATTCGGTGATCGCAAAAGCTACCAAATGGACGCAGCCAATGCACGAGAAGGTCTGCGCGAGGCAGCTTCCGATGTAAAAGAAGGCGCGGACTTCTTGATCGTGAAGCCAGGTCTTGCCTTCATGGACATGGTTCTTCGTCTGCGTGAGAACTTCAACCTGCCAATCGTGGCTTACAATGTGAGTGCAGAGTATTCCATGGTAAAAGCGGCAGCTTTGAATGGCTGGATCGATGAAGAGCGTATCGTTATGGAAACATTGGTTGGCTTCAAGCGCGCAGGTGCGGATATGATCATTACGTACCATGCAAAAGATGTTGCAAAATGGCTGGCGAGGTGA
- the hemC gene encoding hydroxymethylbilane synthase, with product MGKWKVGTRRSKLALTQTNWVVDKLKGFAPEADFELHEIVTKGDRILDVTLSKVGGKGLFVKEIEQSLFDKETDFAVHSLKDMPAELPEGLVIGAIPKRVDPRDVLLSKDGKTLDELPQGALVGTSSLRRSAQILAHRPDIQIESLRGNIDTRIRKLAEGNFDAIILAAAGLERVNFEGEISQFLPVEISLPAVGQGALAIECRADDEKTLALLKQFDDAPTRLAVTAERSFLHKLQGGCQVPIGAYATVGENNEITLTGMVGSPDGKQMFKNTATGQDPLALGIQVAEALLAQGAGDVLAQVLRENEQ from the coding sequence ATGGGAAAATGGAAAGTGGGAACGCGTCGCAGCAAATTGGCGCTCACCCAAACGAATTGGGTCGTAGATAAACTGAAGGGGTTCGCACCTGAAGCTGATTTTGAATTGCATGAAATCGTAACAAAAGGCGATCGAATTCTCGATGTGACCTTGTCCAAAGTAGGCGGAAAAGGATTGTTTGTCAAAGAAATCGAGCAATCCTTGTTCGATAAGGAAACCGATTTTGCCGTACACAGCTTGAAGGATATGCCGGCTGAATTGCCAGAGGGCTTGGTAATCGGCGCGATTCCGAAGCGTGTTGATCCTCGGGATGTTCTGCTTTCCAAGGACGGCAAGACGTTGGATGAACTGCCCCAAGGAGCTTTGGTAGGGACCAGTAGCTTGCGCCGTTCTGCACAAATTCTCGCACATCGCCCTGACATTCAGATCGAATCTCTGCGTGGAAATATTGATACGCGCATACGCAAGCTTGCGGAAGGTAATTTTGATGCGATTATCCTTGCTGCGGCTGGACTTGAGCGCGTGAATTTTGAAGGCGAAATCTCGCAGTTCCTGCCTGTTGAAATCAGCTTGCCAGCAGTCGGTCAGGGTGCGCTTGCCATCGAATGCCGTGCAGACGATGAGAAGACACTCGCTCTCTTGAAGCAGTTTGATGACGCACCGACACGCTTGGCGGTAACAGCAGAGCGGAGCTTCCTGCACAAGCTCCAAGGAGGCTGTCAGGTGCCGATTGGCGCATACGCGACAGTTGGAGAGAACAATGAAATTACGTTGACCGGAATGGTTGGCTCCCCTGATGGAAAACAAATGTTCAAAAACACGGCGACTGGCCAGGATCCGTTAGCGCTGGGCATTCAAGTGGCGGAAGCTCTTCTGGCGCAAGGAGCGGGAGACGTACTTGCGCAAGTATTGCGGGAGAATGAGCAATGA
- a CDS encoding uroporphyrinogen-III synthase has protein sequence MIVHGSHKPLTGKCIMVTRARSQVRELVEHIERLGGEAYAFPLLKMMPPTDTAKLDEAITQLPTYDWVVFTSVNGVRFFLERMREVGVGLEAFTGKIAAVGPKTAKALEHHGLEVAVIPSDYVAEGLLSSLYDQLLSGQRVLLPRADIARKALPKELARLGLAVTEVDVYHTVIDAEQAPDAAEKLQQGLIDIILFTSSSTVTHFMAAMEPYASLDWLKHVQIACIGPITADTAKQNGLSVHVVASEYTVEGLLAAIIENLGGNRHGTNI, from the coding sequence ATGATTGTCCACGGATCGCACAAGCCGCTGACTGGCAAGTGCATCATGGTCACGCGGGCAAGAAGTCAAGTTCGCGAGCTCGTTGAACATATCGAGCGGTTGGGTGGAGAAGCGTATGCATTTCCCCTGTTAAAAATGATGCCGCCGACGGACACTGCCAAGCTCGATGAAGCCATCACCCAGTTGCCAACATACGACTGGGTGGTCTTCACAAGTGTGAATGGTGTACGCTTCTTCTTGGAGCGCATGCGCGAGGTCGGGGTAGGCCTTGAAGCATTCACTGGCAAAATTGCAGCAGTCGGTCCGAAGACGGCCAAGGCACTTGAGCATCACGGGCTCGAAGTAGCTGTCATCCCGTCTGATTACGTGGCGGAGGGCTTGCTGTCGAGCTTGTATGATCAGTTGCTTTCTGGTCAGCGCGTTCTGCTGCCTCGTGCAGATATTGCCCGCAAGGCACTGCCGAAGGAGTTGGCTCGCTTGGGACTTGCTGTGACAGAGGTAGACGTGTATCACACTGTCATCGATGCAGAGCAGGCTCCAGACGCAGCGGAAAAGCTCCAGCAAGGACTCATCGATATCATCTTGTTTACCAGTTCTTCAACGGTGACACATTTCATGGCAGCGATGGAGCCTTATGCATCGTTAGACTGGCTCAAGCATGTTCAGATAGCCTGTATCGGACCAATAACGGCAGACACCGCAAAGCAAAACGGGCTTTCTGTTCATGTGGTAGCGAGTGAGTACACCGTGGAAGGATTACTAGCAGCTATCATAGAGAATCTGGGAGGGAATCGACATGGCACAAACATTTGA
- the hemA gene encoding glutamyl-tRNA reductase codes for MDILLLGLNYKTAPVEIREKFTFSDDGTARALHLLSQTKSIAECIILGTCNRTEIYVVCDQANIGRDYTRRFLAEWFGVEKEQFKDHLYIKENEQAIEHLFRVSSGLDSMVMGETQILGQVRDAFLLAQERQTTGTVFNTLFKQAITFAKRAHTETAIGQNAVSVSYAAVELGKKIFGSFAGKSVLIVGAGKMSELTAKHLHANGSERVMVANRTLERAQLLAEKFKGDSCTMEQLPEALLTADIVISSTGATGYVLGKKELAPIMKQRKHRPLFMVDIAVPRDLNPDLHDLDNVFLYDIDDLEGIVASNVAERSREAERLDVMIQEEIVAFTTWYQTLGVAPLIAALRDKANTIQSEAMRKIENKLPNLSEREMHIIRKTTKGIVNQLLHDPVVRLKEMAATKDGEEVLDIFEKMFALEEILERKEQEAIWANDKNKQTSSSREQVLASRFPD; via the coding sequence TTCATCTTCTCTCCCAGACGAAGAGTATCGCAGAATGTATCATCCTGGGGACGTGCAATCGGACGGAAATTTACGTCGTTTGCGATCAGGCGAATATTGGCCGAGACTATACCCGCCGTTTTTTGGCTGAATGGTTCGGCGTGGAGAAAGAACAATTTAAGGATCATCTCTATATAAAAGAGAACGAACAAGCAATCGAGCACTTGTTCCGCGTCTCTTCCGGTCTTGATTCGATGGTAATGGGAGAAACACAAATCCTCGGACAAGTCCGGGATGCGTTCCTGTTGGCGCAGGAGCGTCAAACGACAGGAACTGTCTTCAACACCTTATTCAAGCAAGCGATTACGTTCGCCAAGCGTGCCCATACAGAGACAGCGATTGGACAAAATGCGGTTTCTGTCAGCTACGCTGCTGTCGAACTGGGCAAAAAGATATTCGGTTCCTTCGCAGGGAAGTCTGTTCTGATCGTCGGAGCAGGCAAAATGAGCGAACTGACCGCCAAGCACCTGCACGCAAATGGATCGGAACGCGTCATGGTAGCGAATCGTACATTGGAACGAGCGCAGCTTTTGGCAGAAAAGTTCAAGGGTGACTCCTGTACGATGGAGCAGTTGCCAGAGGCACTGCTCACAGCAGACATCGTCATCAGCTCGACCGGAGCGACAGGTTATGTCCTCGGAAAAAAAGAACTGGCTCCGATCATGAAACAACGGAAGCATCGTCCGTTGTTCATGGTGGATATCGCAGTTCCTCGCGACCTGAATCCAGACTTGCATGATCTTGATAACGTATTTTTATATGATATTGACGATCTGGAAGGAATCGTTGCGAGTAATGTTGCGGAACGTTCTCGTGAAGCGGAACGTCTGGATGTCATGATTCAAGAAGAGATCGTGGCATTCACGACCTGGTACCAGACGCTTGGCGTGGCGCCACTGATCGCTGCACTGCGTGACAAGGCAAACACGATCCAAAGCGAAGCGATGCGAAAAATCGAAAACAAGCTGCCGAATCTGTCTGAGCGGGAGATGCACATCATCCGCAAGACAACCAAGGGCATTGTCAATCAACTGTTGCACGATCCGGTCGTGCGTTTAAAGGAAATGGCAGCGACCAAAGATGGGGAAGAAGTACTGGATATTTTCGAGAAAATGTTTGCGTTGGAGGAGATCCTGGAGCGAAAAGAACAGGAAGCAATCTGGGCTAACGATAAAAATAAACAGACATCTTCTTCTCGGGAACAGGTATTGGCTTCCCGGTTCCCTGACTAA
- the hemL gene encoding glutamate-1-semialdehyde 2,1-aminomutase codes for MNREKSTQLFAEAQHYIPGGVNSPVRAFKSVGGNPVYIAKGEGSRIFDVDGNSYIDYIGSWGPLILGHAHPRVLAAITEVAALGTSFGAPTERETEMAKLVCEIVPSVEVVRMVNSGTEATMSALRLARGYTRRNKIMKFEGCYHGHADSLLIKAGSGVATLGLPDSPGVPEGTAHNTITVPYNDLESVKLAFETFGDDLAAVIVEPIGGNMGVVPPQPGFLEGLREITEKHGTLLIFDEVMTGFRVALGGVQELYGITPDLTTMGKVIGGGLPVGAYGGKREIMQQVAPAGPIYQAGTLSGNPLAMAAGLTTLQELSKPGAYERLEKMSARLAEGLADNAKKLGIPHTLNRVGSMVCLFFTETPVINYETAKTSDLERFSAYFSYLLEEGIMIPPSQFEGMFVSLAHTDEDIERTIEASYKAMKKAFE; via the coding sequence ATGAATAGAGAAAAATCTACTCAGTTATTTGCAGAAGCACAGCATTACATACCAGGCGGAGTTAACAGTCCGGTTCGTGCCTTTAAAAGCGTTGGAGGCAATCCTGTTTACATCGCAAAAGGAGAAGGCTCCCGCATTTTTGATGTCGATGGAAACAGCTATATTGACTACATCGGCTCGTGGGGTCCATTGATCTTGGGTCATGCGCATCCGCGTGTCCTTGCAGCGATTACGGAAGTAGCTGCACTTGGAACCAGCTTCGGCGCACCCACTGAGCGGGAAACCGAAATGGCAAAGCTCGTTTGTGAGATCGTGCCATCTGTGGAAGTTGTGCGTATGGTGAACTCCGGTACAGAGGCGACGATGAGCGCTCTGCGCCTCGCGCGTGGCTATACCAGACGCAACAAAATCATGAAGTTCGAAGGCTGCTACCATGGTCATGCCGACAGCCTGTTGATCAAAGCTGGTTCCGGTGTGGCTACACTTGGACTGCCAGACAGCCCAGGGGTACCAGAAGGAACAGCACACAACACGATTACGGTTCCTTACAATGATCTCGAAAGCGTCAAACTGGCATTTGAAACGTTTGGCGATGATCTGGCAGCAGTTATTGTGGAGCCAATCGGCGGCAACATGGGGGTTGTTCCTCCACAGCCGGGCTTCCTCGAAGGACTGCGTGAAATTACGGAGAAACATGGGACACTGCTCATTTTCGATGAAGTCATGACTGGCTTCCGTGTAGCATTAGGCGGTGTACAAGAGCTGTACGGCATTACTCCGGATCTGACAACGATGGGGAAAGTCATCGGTGGTGGCTTGCCAGTAGGTGCATACGGTGGCAAACGGGAGATCATGCAGCAAGTGGCTCCAGCAGGACCAATCTATCAGGCAGGTACGCTGTCAGGAAATCCTTTGGCAATGGCTGCTGGCTTGACTACCTTGCAAGAGCTCAGCAAACCAGGCGCTTACGAGCGCTTGGAGAAGATGTCCGCTCGTTTGGCTGAAGGCTTGGCTGACAATGCCAAGAAGCTGGGCATCCCGCACACGCTCAATCGCGTAGGCTCCATGGTTTGCCTGTTCTTCACAGAGACGCCGGTTATCAACTATGAAACAGCGAAAACATCCGATCTGGAGCGTTTCTCGGCGTACTTTAGCTATCTGCTCGAGGAAGGCATCATGATCCCGCCGTCCCAGTTTGAGGGTATGTTCGTTTCCTTGGCTCATACGGATGAAGATATCGAACGGACGATTGAAGCAAGCTACAAAGCGATGAAAAAAGCGTTTGAATAA
- a CDS encoding GyrI-like domain-containing protein yields the protein MEGTIVHVPQKHLIGLSFSGSFPMLVEYMPKLWETFLKRQDEIPFVISPDVRYDINNENRTYEMYTEYIVVEVERFEQIPEGMVGFTIPAKTYARFTHTGPMEQVQNTYHSLFGWLNENGHQVDDQALRMECYDHRYIPSVHESARVDNAYEIFIPLR from the coding sequence ATGGAAGGGACGATTGTTCACGTACCGCAAAAACATCTGATTGGACTTAGCTTCTCCGGTTCTTTTCCGATGCTTGTCGAATACATGCCCAAACTGTGGGAGACTTTTTTGAAGCGTCAGGATGAGATTCCTTTCGTGATTTCACCAGATGTTCGTTACGACATCAACAACGAGAATCGGACGTACGAAATGTATACCGAGTACATTGTGGTGGAAGTCGAGCGTTTTGAGCAGATCCCTGAGGGCATGGTAGGGTTTACGATTCCTGCGAAGACATACGCTCGCTTTACCCACACAGGACCGATGGAACAGGTCCAAAACACATACCACAGTCTGTTTGGCTGGCTCAACGAGAATGGCCATCAAGTGGACGACCAAGCCCTTCGCATGGAGTGCTACGACCATCGGTACATTCCCTCTGTGCATGAGTCTGCTCGCGTCGACAATGCGTATGAAATTTTTATCCCGCTTCGGTAA
- a CDS encoding cytochrome C assembly family protein: protein MAEVRWIYDLTIFLYAASVLFYFNDFLQSNRKVNRLAFGLLVVVWALQTAFFVSQAVMKGYFPVITLFETLFFYSWVLVGLSLAIHYFFRIDLLVFFTNIIGFVVLVMSMFLPETPIEAVSSILTSELLLTHVTLAMFSYGAFSLSMIFSAMYLLQHKMLKGRRWSPLLRRLPSLDQLEGYAYRMNMLGVPMLLLSIVLGIIWGKMVLPEKFLLDSKVVLSVLVVAIYSLWLYQRYRDTMQMRRLAQWNVLAFLLLLINFLGFTTSTFHDWW from the coding sequence ATGGCCGAGGTGAGATGGATCTACGACTTGACGATCTTTCTCTACGCTGCAAGTGTTCTCTTCTATTTTAACGACTTCTTGCAAAGCAACCGGAAAGTCAATCGTCTGGCTTTCGGGTTGCTTGTTGTCGTTTGGGCCTTGCAAACCGCATTTTTTGTCTCGCAAGCAGTCATGAAGGGGTATTTTCCAGTCATTACGCTGTTTGAGACGCTCTTTTTTTATTCATGGGTGCTGGTAGGTTTGTCGCTTGCCATTCACTATTTTTTTCGAATTGATTTGCTGGTTTTTTTTACTAATATTATCGGGTTCGTCGTGCTCGTCATGTCGATGTTTTTGCCGGAAACGCCGATTGAGGCTGTATCGAGCATTTTGACCTCTGAGCTATTGCTGACGCATGTGACACTGGCCATGTTCAGCTACGGGGCATTCTCGCTCTCCATGATCTTCTCGGCCATGTATTTGCTCCAGCACAAAATGCTAAAGGGACGACGCTGGTCGCCGTTGCTCAGGCGTTTGCCAAGCCTCGATCAATTGGAAGGTTACGCGTACCGAATGAACATGCTCGGCGTACCAATGCTCTTGCTTTCGATTGTATTAGGGATCATTTGGGGTAAAATGGTTTTGCCGGAGAAATTTCTGCTAGATTCTAAAGTAGTGCTCTCCGTGCTCGTCGTTGCGATTTATTCGTTGTGGCTGTACCAACGCTATCGGGATACGATGCAGATGCGCAGACTCGCGCAGTGGAACGTCCTGGCGTTTTTGTTACTGCTTATCAATTTTTTGGGCTTCACTACTTCTACATTTCACGACTGGTGGTAG